In Acidobacteriota bacterium, one genomic interval encodes:
- a CDS encoding dihydrodipicolinate synthase family protein: MGVDPNIKRLLLEGAVIPAHPLALTEGRKLDERHQRALTRYYCDAGAGGIAVGVHTTQFAIRDPKVGLFQPVLKLAMEASCEWEQRNGRRMIKIAGVCGTTEQAVKEAAFARDVGYDIGLLSLAALREATNDQLIAHCRRVSEAIPLFGFYLQPAVGGRLLSYDFWRAFFEIEAIAAVKIAPFNRYQTLDVVRALADSGRQTDIALYTGNDDNIVADLLTEFYLPEGAKLHFAGGLLGHWAVWTQQAVRLLDEVKACRRRNGAGAFDLLARSAEVTDANAALFDVKNNFAGCIAGLHEILRRQGLISGRWCIDPHEELSPGQLEEIDRVCAAYPQLNDDKFVAENLGRWLN, translated from the coding sequence ATGGGCGTTGATCCGAACATTAAACGGTTGTTGTTGGAAGGAGCCGTGATTCCTGCGCATCCGCTGGCGTTGACCGAAGGCAGAAAGCTGGATGAACGCCATCAGCGCGCATTGACGCGGTATTACTGCGATGCGGGAGCAGGCGGCATCGCCGTCGGAGTTCACACCACGCAGTTTGCCATTCGTGATCCCAAAGTCGGTTTGTTCCAGCCGGTATTGAAACTGGCGATGGAAGCATCATGCGAATGGGAACAGAGAAACGGTCGGCGAATGATCAAAATCGCGGGAGTCTGCGGGACGACCGAACAAGCTGTCAAGGAAGCTGCGTTTGCGCGCGACGTTGGTTATGACATCGGATTGCTGAGTTTGGCTGCTCTGCGCGAAGCGACAAACGATCAGTTGATTGCTCATTGCCGCCGAGTCAGCGAAGCGATTCCACTGTTCGGATTTTACCTGCAACCGGCGGTCGGCGGGCGATTGTTGAGCTATGATTTCTGGCGCGCATTTTTTGAGATTGAAGCCATCGCGGCAGTGAAAATTGCTCCTTTCAACCGGTATCAAACGCTGGATGTCGTTCGCGCGCTGGCAGACAGCGGTCGGCAAACCGATATAGCGCTTTACACTGGCAACGATGACAACATTGTTGCCGACCTGTTGACGGAGTTTTATTTGCCTGAAGGCGCGAAGCTGCATTTTGCCGGTGGCTTGCTGGGACATTGGGCGGTTTGGACGCAACAGGCGGTTCGGTTGTTGGACGAGGTGAAGGCTTGCCGAAGGCGAAACGGCGCCGGAGCATTTGATCTGCTCGCGCGTTCGGCTGAAGTGACGGATGCCAACGCAGCACTGTTTGACGTGAAAAACAATTTTGCTGGCTGCATTGCCGGGCTGCACGAAATTTTGCGGCGGCAAGGATTGATATCCGGGCGATGGTGCATTGATCCCCATGAAGAGTTG